The following proteins come from a genomic window of Streptomyces sp. GS7:
- a CDS encoding DUF2752 domain-containing protein, whose product MSHHEPRGAAGAAPPGGPVPPDAPGDPAAASVRRRTVRRASIALGIGALGAGYLWNTNPHHSGQLLLPCPFRWATGLQCPFCGGTRMAYDLMHGDVAGAFHDNAVLLALGVPAVAYVLVRWLAAGLRGQRHPLRLTARGNAVVLGIAAVWMVARNLIG is encoded by the coding sequence GTGAGCCACCACGAGCCGCGGGGGGCCGCGGGAGCGGCGCCGCCGGGCGGGCCCGTCCCGCCGGACGCACCCGGCGACCCCGCGGCCGCTTCCGTCCGCCGGCGCACCGTCCGCCGGGCGTCGATCGCGCTCGGCATCGGTGCGCTGGGCGCCGGCTACCTCTGGAACACCAACCCGCACCACTCCGGGCAGCTGCTGCTCCCCTGCCCGTTCCGCTGGGCGACCGGGCTGCAGTGCCCGTTCTGCGGCGGCACGCGGATGGCGTACGACCTGATGCACGGCGACGTCGCGGGGGCCTTCCACGACAACGCCGTGCTGCTCGCGCTGGGCGTGCCGGCCGTCGCGTACGTCCTGGTGCGCTGGCTGGCCGCCGGGCTCCGTGGGCAGCGCCATCCGCTGCGGTTGACGGCCCGCGGCAACGCCGTGGTCCTCGGCATCGCCGCGGTGTGGATGGTCGCCCGCAACCTCATCGGCTGA
- the bldG gene encoding anti-sigma factor antagonist BldG — translation MDLSLSTRTVGDRTVVEVGGEIDVYTAPKLREQLVELVNDGSYHLVVDMERVDFLDSTGLGVLVGGLKRVRAHEGSLRLVCNQERILKIFRITGLTKVFPIHTSVDEAVAATD, via the coding sequence GTGGACCTGTCCCTGTCGACCCGGACCGTTGGCGACCGTACGGTCGTCGAGGTCGGTGGCGAGATTGATGTATACACCGCGCCCAAGCTGCGGGAGCAGCTGGTCGAGCTTGTGAACGACGGAAGCTACCACCTCGTGGTGGACATGGAACGTGTCGACTTCCTCGACTCCACAGGGCTCGGCGTCCTGGTGGGTGGGCTGAAGCGGGTGCGTGCCCATGAGGGTTCGCTGCGCCTGGTCTGCAATCAGGAGCGCATTCTCAAGATCTTCCGTATCACCGGTCTGACCAAGGTGTTTCCGATTCACACCTCGGTCGACGAAGCCGTCGCAGCCACTGACTGA
- a CDS encoding sodium-translocating pyrophosphatase, whose amino-acid sequence MAGPHTPQLLDFPSSLAAPSLTSGNRDIVLVIAVVALAALAVAAVLVRQVLAAGEGTDSMKKIAAAVQEGANAYLARQLRTLGVFAVVVFFLLMLLPADNWTQRAGRSAFFLIGAGFSAATGYIGMWLAVRSNVRVAAAAREATPDDGDSREKDLTAVSHKAMKIAFRTGGVVGMFTVGLGLLGASCVVLVYAVDAPKVLEGFGLGAALIAMFMRVGGGIFTKAADVGADLVGKVEQGIPEDDPRNAATIADNVGDNVGDCAGMAADLFESYAVTLVAALILGTAAFGDAGLAFPLLVPAIGVLTAMVGIFVVAPRRRDRSGMTAINRGFFISAGISLALVAAAVFTYLPSSYKDLGGVSDPEILGRSGDPRMLAVVAVAIGIVLAALIQQLTGYFTETNRRPVQDIGKTSLTGPATVVLSGISIGLESAVYSAVLIGLAVYGAFLLGGASITLALFAVALAGTGLLTTVGVIVAMDTFGPVSDNAQGIAEMSGDVTGDGAQVLTDLDAVGNTTKAITKGIAIATAVLAASALFGSYRDAIANAVRDIGHAAGGMGLSLDISQPNNLVGLILGASVVFLFSGLAINAVSRSAGAVVFEVRRQFREHPGIMDYTEKPEYGRVVDICTKDALRELATPGLLAVLTPIAVGFSLGVGALGSFLAGAIGTGTLMAVFLANSGGAWDNAKKLVEDGHHGGKGSEAHAATVIGDTVGDPFKDTAGPAINPLLKVMNLVALLIAPAVVKFSYGHDKSLGIRVAAAALALTVIVGAVYISKRRGIAVGDEDNNPKDSGGVAKSAETAVAS is encoded by the coding sequence ATGGCGGGGCCTCACACCCCTCAGTTGCTGGACTTCCCCTCATCTCTGGCCGCACCGTCGCTCACGTCGGGCAATCGCGACATCGTCCTGGTGATCGCCGTCGTCGCCCTTGCCGCGCTGGCCGTCGCCGCGGTGCTGGTCCGCCAAGTGCTCGCGGCCGGCGAGGGAACCGACAGCATGAAGAAGATCGCGGCGGCCGTCCAGGAAGGCGCAAACGCCTACCTGGCCCGGCAGTTGCGGACCCTTGGCGTATTCGCCGTCGTGGTGTTCTTCCTGCTCATGTTGCTGCCTGCGGACAATTGGACGCAGCGCGCCGGACGCAGCGCCTTCTTCCTGATCGGTGCCGGATTCTCGGCGGCCACCGGCTATATCGGCATGTGGCTCGCGGTGCGCAGTAATGTGCGTGTGGCGGCTGCGGCCAGGGAGGCGACTCCGGACGACGGCGATTCCCGGGAAAAGGATCTTACGGCCGTCTCCCACAAGGCGATGAAGATCGCTTTCCGTACGGGCGGCGTCGTCGGCATGTTCACCGTGGGACTCGGCCTGCTCGGCGCGTCCTGCGTGGTGCTCGTGTACGCGGTGGACGCGCCCAAGGTGCTGGAGGGCTTCGGCCTCGGTGCCGCGCTGATCGCGATGTTCATGAGGGTCGGCGGCGGCATCTTCACCAAGGCGGCGGACGTCGGCGCCGACCTCGTCGGCAAGGTCGAGCAGGGCATCCCCGAGGACGACCCGCGCAACGCCGCCACCATCGCGGACAACGTCGGCGACAATGTCGGCGACTGCGCCGGTATGGCCGCCGACCTCTTCGAGTCGTACGCCGTGACCCTGGTCGCCGCGCTCATCCTGGGCACCGCGGCCTTCGGCGACGCCGGGCTCGCGTTCCCGCTGCTGGTGCCCGCCATCGGTGTGCTGACCGCGATGGTCGGGATCTTCGTCGTGGCGCCCCGGCGCCGGGACCGCAGCGGTATGACGGCCATCAACCGCGGCTTCTTCATCTCCGCGGGCATCTCGCTGGCCCTGGTGGCCGCCGCGGTGTTCACGTACCTGCCGTCCAGCTACAAGGACCTCGGCGGCGTCAGCGACCCGGAGATCCTGGGCCGCAGTGGCGATCCGCGGATGCTCGCGGTGGTCGCGGTCGCCATCGGGATCGTGCTGGCCGCGCTGATCCAGCAGCTGACCGGCTACTTCACCGAGACCAACCGGCGGCCCGTCCAGGACATCGGGAAGACCTCGCTGACCGGCCCGGCCACCGTCGTACTCTCCGGTATCTCGATCGGCCTGGAGTCGGCGGTCTACTCGGCGGTGCTGATCGGGCTGGCGGTCTACGGGGCGTTCCTGCTGGGCGGCGCCTCGATCACGCTGGCGCTGTTCGCGGTGGCGCTGGCCGGGACCGGTCTGCTGACGACCGTCGGCGTGATCGTCGCGATGGACACCTTCGGCCCGGTCTCCGACAACGCGCAGGGCATCGCCGAGATGTCCGGCGACGTCACCGGGGACGGCGCGCAGGTGCTGACCGACCTGGACGCGGTGGGCAACACCACCAAGGCCATCACCAAGGGGATCGCCATCGCGACGGCGGTGCTGGCGGCCTCCGCGCTGTTCGGCTCGTACCGGGACGCGATCGCCAACGCCGTACGGGACATCGGCCATGCGGCCGGCGGGATGGGGCTGAGCCTGGACATCTCGCAGCCCAACAACCTGGTGGGGCTGATCCTGGGGGCCTCGGTCGTCTTCCTGTTCTCCGGGCTGGCGATCAACGCGGTGTCGCGGTCCGCGGGGGCGGTGGTCTTCGAGGTGCGCCGGCAGTTCCGCGAGCACCCCGGGATCATGGACTACACCGAGAAGCCCGAGTACGGGCGGGTCGTCGACATCTGCACCAAGGACGCGTTGCGCGAACTGGCCACGCCAGGGCTGCTGGCGGTGCTGACGCCCATCGCGGTCGGCTTCTCGCTCGGCGTCGGGGCGCTCGGCTCGTTCCTGGCGGGCGCGATCGGCACCGGCACGCTGATGGCGGTGTTCCTCGCCAACTCCGGTGGCGCGTGGGACAACGCCAAGAAGCTGGTCGAGGACGGCCACCACGGCGGCAAGGGAAGCGAGGCGCATGCCGCGACGGTCATCGGGGACACCGTCGGCGACCCGTTCAAGGACACCGCGGGCCCCGCGATCAACCCGCTGCTGAAGGTCATGAACCTGGTCGCGCTGCTGATCGCGCCGGCCGTGGTGAAGTTCTCGTACGGTCACGACAAGAGCCTCGGCATCCGGGTCGCGGCCGCCGCGCTGGCCCTCACGGTCATCGTCGGCGCGGTCTACATCTCCAAGCGGCGCGGTATCGCCGTAGGTGATGAAGACAACAACCCGAAGGACTCCGGAGGCGTCGCGAAGTCAGCCGAAACGGCTGTGGCGTCCTGA
- a CDS encoding small secreted protein, with product MNKKLVAALSGGAALLLALTGCSSDNSKKLDDWAKSFCDPAQAPFKQIQDANAAMQTADTGNTDSTKVQQTDSKAFGQISQAYAALAASLDKAGAPPSDGGADAQKNAVKELNSLSTGYAALKKQVDGLDTSDKLKFADGLRNLSDGINKLNAQSEQAFKKLEAGDVGKAMAKQKGCQNQGASGSPSAAPSKSA from the coding sequence GTGAACAAGAAGCTTGTGGCTGCACTGTCCGGCGGTGCCGCACTCCTGCTCGCGCTGACCGGTTGCAGCAGCGACAACAGCAAGAAGCTCGACGACTGGGCGAAGTCGTTCTGCGACCCCGCGCAGGCTCCGTTCAAGCAGATCCAGGACGCCAACGCGGCCATGCAGACGGCCGACACCGGCAACACCGACTCCACGAAGGTCCAGCAGACCGACTCGAAGGCGTTCGGGCAGATCTCGCAGGCCTACGCCGCGTTGGCCGCGTCCCTCGACAAGGCGGGGGCGCCGCCGAGCGACGGCGGTGCCGACGCGCAGAAGAACGCGGTCAAGGAACTCAACTCCCTCTCCACGGGATACGCCGCCCTCAAGAAGCAGGTCGACGGCCTGGACACCTCGGACAAGCTGAAGTTCGCGGACGGGCTGCGCAACCTCTCCGACGGGATCAACAAGCTCAACGCGCAGAGCGAGCAGGCGTTCAAGAAGCTGGAGGCCGGCGACGTGGGCAAGGCGATGGCCAAGCAGAAGGGCTGCCAGAACCAGGGCGCGTCCGGTTCGCCGTCCGCCGCGCCGTCCAAGAGCGCGTAG
- a CDS encoding DUF7059 domain-containing protein, whose amino-acid sequence MTTHLPTADDQDPDSSARTSRLREALLAAAFTADGLLDLLGAPAYAALARSETVPALRATRGDGPLETLVRLFLLQRPVPEARVRAALPVADCLADGWLVRDGDRLRATVDVRPYGGPEGQDWWIVSDLGCAVGGAGGIRGAGEGDRAQLVLGVGGASTTLAGITARRPVAKALDLGTGSGIQALHAAQHATRVTATDLNPRALRIAALTLALSGARPADLREGSLFEPVGEETFDLIVSNPPFVISPVRPEGARLTYRDGGMGGDDLCRTLVQQAAAHLNDGGYCQLLANWEHVAGEEWQDRLRSWVPRGCDAWIVQREVQDITQYAELWLRDAGDHRTGEDAYAARYDAWLDEFEARKTKAVGFGWITLRKSGAQDPSLTVEEWPHPVEQPLGDAVLRHFDRQDYLRATDDAALLAGHFRLADEVVQEQVGLPGAEDPEHVVLRQNRGMRRATKVDTVGAGFAGVCDGSLPAGRILDAIAQLVGEDPVLLRDRTPSAIRMLIEQGFLEPVS is encoded by the coding sequence GTGACGACGCACCTCCCCACCGCAGATGACCAGGACCCCGACAGCAGCGCCCGTACGAGCCGGCTGCGCGAGGCGCTGCTGGCCGCCGCCTTCACCGCCGACGGGCTGCTGGACCTGCTCGGCGCGCCCGCGTATGCCGCGCTGGCCCGTAGCGAGACCGTCCCCGCTCTGCGGGCGACCCGCGGCGACGGCCCGCTGGAGACCCTGGTGCGGCTGTTCCTGTTGCAGCGTCCGGTGCCCGAGGCGCGGGTCCGGGCGGCGCTGCCGGTGGCCGACTGCCTCGCCGACGGCTGGCTGGTGCGGGACGGCGACCGGCTGCGCGCCACGGTGGACGTGCGGCCGTACGGCGGTCCCGAGGGGCAGGACTGGTGGATCGTCTCCGACCTGGGCTGCGCGGTCGGCGGCGCCGGCGGCATCCGGGGCGCCGGGGAGGGCGACCGCGCCCAGCTGGTGCTCGGCGTCGGCGGTGCGTCCACGACCCTCGCCGGGATCACCGCGCGCCGCCCCGTCGCCAAGGCGCTCGACCTCGGTACGGGCTCCGGCATCCAGGCGCTGCACGCCGCCCAGCACGCCACGCGGGTCACCGCCACCGACCTCAACCCCCGGGCGCTGCGGATCGCCGCGCTGACACTGGCGCTCTCCGGGGCGCGGCCGGCCGACCTGCGGGAGGGGTCGCTCTTCGAGCCCGTCGGCGAGGAGACCTTCGACCTGATCGTGTCCAACCCGCCGTTCGTGATCTCCCCGGTCCGTCCCGAGGGGGCCCGGCTCACCTACCGGGACGGCGGTATGGGCGGCGACGACCTGTGCCGCACCCTCGTCCAGCAGGCCGCCGCGCATCTCAACGACGGCGGGTACTGCCAGCTGCTGGCCAACTGGGAGCACGTGGCGGGCGAGGAGTGGCAGGACCGCCTGCGCTCCTGGGTGCCCCGGGGATGCGACGCCTGGATCGTGCAGCGCGAGGTGCAGGACATCACCCAGTACGCCGAGCTGTGGCTGCGGGACGCCGGCGACCACCGCACCGGCGAGGACGCGTACGCCGCGCGGTACGACGCCTGGCTCGACGAATTCGAGGCGCGCAAGACCAAGGCCGTCGGCTTCGGCTGGATCACGCTGCGCAAGTCCGGTGCCCAGGACCCGTCCCTCACGGTCGAGGAATGGCCGCATCCGGTGGAACAGCCGCTGGGGGACGCGGTGCTGCGGCACTTCGACCGGCAGGACTATCTGCGGGCCACGGACGACGCCGCGCTGCTGGCCGGGCACTTCCGGCTGGCCGACGAGGTGGTGCAGGAGCAGGTCGGGCTGCCCGGCGCGGAGGACCCGGAGCATGTGGTGCTCCGTCAGAACCGCGGTATGCGGCGGGCGACGAAGGTGGACACGGTCGGCGCGGGCTTCGCCGGGGTGTGCGACGGCTCGCTGCCGGCCGGGCGGATCCTGGACGCCATCGCCCAGCTCGTCGGTGAGGACCCGGTGCTGCTGCGGGACCGTACGCCGAGCGCCATCCGGATGCTGATCGAGCAGGGGTTCCTGGAGCCGGTGAGCTGA
- the topA gene encoding type I DNA topoisomerase yields the protein MSPTSETAKGGGRRLVIVESPAKAKTIKGYLGPGYVVEASVGHIRDLPNGAAEVPAKYKGESWARLGVNVDADFQPIYVVNSDKKDQVKKLKELLAESDELFLATDEDREGEAIAWHLQEILKPKVPVHRMVFHEITKDAIREAVANPRDLNKKLVDAQETRRILDRLYGYEVSPVLWKKVMPRLSAGRVQSVATRLVVERERERIAFRSAEYWDLTGTFGTGRAGDASDPSTLTARLTTVDGRRIAQGRDFGPNGQLKNDVLHLDEANARALAAALENTDFAVRSVESKPYRRSPYAPFRTTTLQQEASRKLGFGAKATMQVAQKLYENGFITYMRTDSTTLSDTAVAAARAQVTQLYGAGYLPDKPRTYAGKVKNAQEAHEAIRPSGDRFRTPAETGLTGDQFRLYELIWKRTVASQMKDATGNSVTVKIGGRAADGRDAEFSASGKTITFHGFLKAYVEGADDPNAELDDRERRLPQVAEGDALAAREITADGHATKPPARYTEATLVKELEEREIGRPSTYASIIGTILDRGYVFKKGTALVPSFLSFAVVNLLEKHFGRLVDYDFTAKMEDDLDRIARGEAQAVPWLRRFYFGEGAGAGEGGAADAGNGDGDHLGGLKELVTDLGAIDAREISSFPVGEGITLRVGRYGPYVERGEKDEEGHQRADVPDDLAPDELTVEYAEELLAKPSGDFELGMDPVSGHQIVAKDGRYGPYVTEVLPEGTPKTGKNAVKPRTASLFKSMSLDTVTLEDALKLMSLPRVVGADAEGVEITAQNGRYGPYLKKGTDSRSLESEEQLFAITLDEALAIYAQPKQRGRAAAKPPLKELGTDPVSGKPVVVKDGRFGAYVTDGETNATLRRDDDVETITAERGYELLAEKRAKGPAKKTAKKAVKKAPAKKTAAKKTAAKKTAAKKTAAKKTTTAKKATAKKTAAPAED from the coding sequence TTGTCCCCGACCAGCGAGACCGCAAAGGGTGGCGGGCGCCGGCTCGTCATCGTCGAGTCGCCTGCCAAGGCGAAGACGATCAAGGGCTACCTCGGCCCTGGCTACGTGGTCGAGGCCAGCGTCGGGCACATCCGCGACCTCCCCAACGGCGCGGCCGAGGTCCCGGCGAAGTACAAGGGCGAGTCCTGGGCCCGCCTCGGCGTGAACGTCGACGCCGACTTCCAGCCGATCTACGTGGTCAACAGCGACAAGAAGGACCAGGTCAAGAAGCTCAAGGAGCTGCTGGCCGAGTCCGACGAACTCTTCCTCGCCACCGATGAGGACCGCGAGGGCGAGGCCATCGCGTGGCACCTCCAGGAGATCCTCAAGCCGAAGGTCCCGGTCCACCGGATGGTCTTCCACGAGATCACCAAGGACGCGATCCGCGAGGCCGTCGCCAACCCCCGCGATCTGAACAAGAAGCTGGTCGACGCCCAGGAGACCCGCCGGATCCTCGACCGCCTCTACGGCTACGAGGTCTCGCCGGTCCTGTGGAAGAAGGTCATGCCCCGGCTGTCCGCCGGCCGGGTGCAATCCGTGGCGACCCGGCTCGTCGTCGAGCGGGAGCGCGAGCGGATCGCGTTCCGCTCCGCCGAGTACTGGGACCTGACCGGCACCTTCGGCACCGGCCGGGCCGGTGACGCCAGCGACCCCTCGACCCTGACCGCGCGGCTGACCACCGTCGACGGCCGCAGGATCGCCCAGGGCCGCGACTTCGGTCCCAACGGGCAGCTCAAGAACGACGTGCTCCACCTGGACGAGGCGAACGCCCGCGCGCTCGCCGCCGCCCTGGAGAACACCGACTTCGCGGTCCGCTCGGTCGAGTCCAAGCCGTACCGCCGTTCGCCGTACGCGCCGTTCCGGACGACCACCCTCCAGCAGGAGGCCAGCCGCAAGCTCGGCTTCGGCGCCAAGGCCACCATGCAGGTCGCGCAGAAGCTGTACGAGAACGGCTTCATCACCTATATGCGTACGGACTCCACCACGCTCTCGGACACCGCGGTCGCCGCGGCCCGGGCGCAGGTGACGCAGCTGTACGGTGCCGGGTACCTGCCGGACAAGCCGCGGACGTACGCCGGCAAGGTCAAGAACGCGCAGGAGGCGCACGAGGCGATCCGCCCCTCCGGCGACCGCTTCCGCACGCCCGCGGAGACGGGGCTGACCGGCGACCAGTTCCGGCTCTACGAGCTGATCTGGAAGCGGACCGTCGCCTCCCAGATGAAGGACGCGACCGGAAACTCCGTCACCGTCAAGATCGGCGGCCGGGCCGCCGACGGGCGGGACGCCGAGTTCAGCGCGTCCGGCAAGACCATCACCTTCCACGGCTTCCTCAAGGCGTACGTGGAGGGCGCCGACGACCCGAACGCGGAGCTGGACGACCGCGAGCGGCGGCTGCCGCAGGTCGCCGAGGGCGATGCGCTCGCCGCGCGGGAGATCACCGCTGACGGCCACGCCACCAAGCCGCCCGCCCGCTACACCGAGGCCACGCTGGTCAAGGAGCTGGAAGAGCGCGAGATCGGCCGCCCGTCGACGTACGCGTCGATCATCGGCACGATCCTGGACCGCGGCTACGTCTTCAAGAAGGGGACGGCGCTGGTGCCGTCGTTCCTCTCCTTCGCGGTGGTCAACCTCCTCGAGAAGCACTTCGGCCGGCTGGTCGACTACGACTTCACCGCCAAGATGGAGGACGACCTCGACCGGATCGCGCGCGGCGAGGCGCAGGCCGTGCCGTGGCTGCGGCGCTTCTACTTCGGCGAGGGCGCGGGCGCCGGCGAGGGCGGCGCGGCGGACGCCGGGAACGGCGACGGCGACCACCTCGGCGGCCTCAAGGAGCTGGTCACGGACCTGGGCGCGATCGACGCCCGGGAGATCTCCTCCTTCCCGGTCGGTGAGGGCATCACGCTGCGGGTCGGCCGCTACGGCCCCTACGTGGAGCGCGGCGAGAAGGACGAGGAGGGCCACCAGCGGGCCGACGTCCCCGACGACCTGGCGCCCGACGAGCTGACGGTCGAGTACGCCGAGGAGCTGCTGGCCAAGCCGAGCGGCGACTTCGAGCTGGGCATGGACCCGGTCTCCGGCCACCAGATCGTGGCGAAGGACGGCCGCTACGGCCCGTACGTCACCGAGGTGCTGCCCGAGGGCACCCCGAAGACCGGCAAGAACGCGGTCAAGCCGCGCACCGCCTCGCTCTTCAAGTCGATGTCCCTGGACACCGTGACCCTGGAGGACGCGCTCAAGCTGATGTCGCTGCCGCGCGTCGTCGGCGCGGACGCCGAGGGCGTGGAGATCACGGCGCAGAACGGCCGCTACGGCCCGTACCTGAAGAAGGGCACCGACTCGCGCTCCCTGGAGAGCGAGGAGCAGCTGTTCGCGATCACCCTCGACGAGGCGCTGGCGATCTACGCCCAGCCCAAGCAGCGGGGGCGCGCCGCCGCCAAGCCGCCGCTCAAGGAGCTGGGCACGGACCCGGTGAGCGGCAAGCCGGTGGTGGTCAAGGACGGCCGGTTCGGCGCGTACGTCACGGACGGCGAGACCAACGCGACGCTGCGCCGGGACGACGACGTCGAGACGATCACCGCCGAGCGCGGCTACGAGCTGCTGGCGGAGAAGCGTGCCAAGGGGCCGGCGAAGAAGACCGCCAAGAAGGCGGTCAAGAAGGCGCCGGCGAAGAAGACGGCCGCGAAGAAGACGGCGGCGAAGAAGACGGCCGCCAAGAAGACCGCGGCGAAGAAGACGACCACCGCGAAGAAGGCCACGGCCAAGAAGACGGCCGCGCCGGCCGAGGACTGA
- a CDS encoding ATP-binding protein encodes MATVELRFSALPEHVRTARLVAAAVARRAGVDEAVLDEVRLAVGEACSRAVGLHESHGIEDPVRVVLIEDEKKFSIEVGDGVSGPGGAGGAEAEGAAEADAEGEDEMGLAVISGLVDDVEVTSGEGGGLIRMSWPANPAPVLP; translated from the coding sequence ATGGCCACCGTCGAACTTCGCTTCAGCGCCCTTCCCGAGCACGTCCGGACCGCGCGTCTGGTCGCGGCTGCCGTGGCACGGCGGGCGGGGGTGGACGAGGCCGTGCTGGACGAGGTGCGGCTCGCCGTGGGCGAGGCGTGCAGCCGGGCCGTCGGGCTGCACGAAAGCCATGGCATCGAGGATCCCGTGCGGGTCGTGCTGATCGAGGACGAGAAGAAGTTCTCGATCGAGGTGGGCGACGGGGTGTCCGGACCCGGCGGGGCGGGCGGCGCGGAGGCCGAGGGCGCCGCGGAAGCCGACGCCGAGGGCGAGGACGAGATGGGCCTCGCGGTCATCAGCGGGCTGGTCGACGACGTCGAGGTGACCTCCGGCGAGGGCGGCGGGCTGATCCGTATGAGCTGGCCCGCGAACCCGGCTCCGGTCCTGCCGTAG